AAATGAAAGGGTAGTACTGACCCTAGGGCTAAAGTGGCCAAGATTGCTGCAACTCCGTGAGCAGCCAAAATAGAATGAGTTCCCAAGGTTGTTCGTTGAATATGAAACTCATGGCCAAGCAGATACAAGCTCCCGCTAATGGAGCAAGCAAGCATGCCGCTAAGTACAAATAATCTTTGCCAGCTAGGCATTTTTCCCAAACGGCTCATGCAGCAATCCGAATGGCTTGTGCTGAGAAGTGGCGAAAGCATGGGTGATCATGCCTGCCTGAGAGCGCAAGTACCTTAGTAAGAGCATCTGCGTAGACGCATTCATGGGCCAGAATGGAATAAGAGTCCGGGACATTCACATGCGCTTCAGAGGCATCTTGCGCCAAAGGATTAATGATGTGACTGAGATGCTGATCTCTATTGGCAAAGTACAAGCCACTTGTCGCGATAGCCCCGTTTTGTAATGAGCCGATATCAATTAATTGTCTGGGTTTATTTGGATTCCGAATTTGGACTGATCGGGGGTTATCGCCAAATACTCGAAGATCGCCTCCCGCATTTACGCAGCCAGATTGGACTCCGCTGACCATTAAGCTTTCCACCGCTTTATCCACCGCGAAGCCTTTAGCAATTCCGCCAAGGTCTAAGCAGATGGGTTTAGTGGAGGTGATGACCTGTGGCTCTATAAATTGGATGTCTTGAATGCCACCAAACTCATATTGAGATAGGTCAATATGAATGGGTAATAATCCAGCAGCCACTAGTCGATTGCCAATGCCGCAATTAAATAAACCATTCGATTGCTCATAAACATTGATGGCAATTTGGAGGATTTGCGCAGTCCAGGGATGAACTTCCATAGCCACTAGATGCGCCCATCGATTCATTTGAGTGAGCTCACTTAAAGGGTTGTGAAAGCTCATTAGATTCTGAACCTGTTTTACTGTACTAAATGCACTACCTATCGCCTGTTCATCATCTTGATCAATTGAGATTTCAATAAATGTTCCCAGAAGAGCTTTGCAGCGCGTCGTCATTTTGTTTTAAGTGCTAAATCATGTAAGACTGCCACTCTCTTCACGCCATCAGTAATGTGCTTGCAAGAAAGTGTGGCGCCACCAATGTTCTGAATATCTTGATTCAGTTTGATGGGGTCCTTTGCAGTCTTGCCAACAAACTGTTTACGCCACTGCGCTTCTTCTACTTCATAGCCATAAGACTCGACATATTCCAAAATCTCAATACCTAAAATGCTGCCATTGGGTGCAATCCCGACAGCATAGGTAATCATTTCGTGTTTGCCGACTACCTCATCGATGACAAGCCAGCCGCCATCGGTAGTCTTCCAGATGCGGTCTCCTTGAAAAGGGTGACGAATGCTAGATGCCGCCCGCATTTTTTCTTGTAAATCGTCAGTAATGATGATGGGTGCTCTTGTGAGCTGCTTATTAGGAAAGAGAATTTTCTGTGCTTGCTCGGTAGTGGCATATATTTTTGCGTGAGCAATGATGGGTGAACTCACCATTGCCAGCCCAACAATCGCAAAGGGATTAGGTTTCCAGTTCATTTAATTTCTTGCTCCTTAGTTCAGTGGAAAGCCAACTTTGACAATGAATTCATTGATGGTATGACTATCCCAAACACGAGCGTTCGAACATTCAGCTTCACCGCCACCCATGCAGTTGCCACCTGCTAATTGATAGCGCCAGGCCCCAGTTACCCACCAGTCCTTAGCGGCATAGTGCATGTTGGGACCAACAAAGGTGGCGCGTTGTACTTGGTTGCGTAGATTTAATTCTGAATAATCGTTGTGAAAGCGAGCCTCTACTCCTGCAGACCATTTTGGAGCAAAGCGATAACTAGCGCCCACTAAAAAATCGAGCATAGACTCAGGGACATTGCCATTCTCAATAAATTTCAAGCGTTCATTTGCCACTACGACGTTGCCAGCAAGCACTAAGCGATCGTCAATGAAATTGGATTGCAATAAAAGCCTTGCTTCAAGCTCATCTTTATTTCTGCCCCAGGTAGGTTCGAGATAGAAACCAACTCCAACAGGAGATGTCACTGGATTGGTGAGTCGATAAATGGCTTCGAGTGAGCCACCTTCAATGCCGCTCTTTCGGTATGGGGTGGCAGGATCATGCGAGGAGGGTACCGCATAGCCACCGGTACAAGTGGGCTCTTCTCCGCATGCCTCAGGGTTGGTGTAGTTCTGATTGGCATTGGTGTAATAAGAATTGATATAGCCCGCAATTTGCAAATCATTCGTAAGGCCATATTCCAATTCGGATCTAGCAGTCCATGCTTCATATGTGCCCGCTGCCTGCTGTTGATTTAACTGCAGGCGTTGTTCAAATTCCAACTTGCCTTTAGGTTGAAGATCAAGCGTATAGATCCAACCAAACACTCCTTCGCCTGCATGGGCAAAAGAGAAATGAAGGGCGGTTGCAAGAATAAAACTAAAGGCGATCAGTCTTTTGATGGTCAATTTCATAGTCATATCAGGTTGGTGGTTAAAAAAATATAAATAAGAATGGTTCTCAATATAGCATCAAATGAGAATCATTCTCAAATAGAAAAATGACCACTTTCTAATAAATGGTGGAATTTATGAGGCTTTTCGTTTTTGCTTGTAAGATTTCTCTCACATGAATGCAGAAGCCCTCGAAAAACTGGTCTTAATAAAAATGCCCTTTGGTAAACATGCTGGGCGTGCATTGGCAGACCTGCCAGGAAATTACTTGGCTTGGTTTGCGCGCGAGGGATTTCCTAAGGGAGAGCTGGGCCAGTTGCTAGAGTTGATGCACACGCTTGACCACAATGGATTACGTGGACTTTTGGCGCCCATCCAAAGAGCGCATGGTCAAGAAGAGCGCTAACTTTATTTTGTGCGAACGATTGCAATAACCCGATTGCGCTCATAAGTCACTATTGCAGTATTCGGAGGACTACTTTGAATAAGAGTGGGAATGAATGAGGTCTGAGTTTCAAGCTGACCTCCAATTTTCTTGGCTAGATCACTATTTTGGTCATACTGAATCTGAATGCTGGCTACCCGACCTTCTTTGATGTTTTGAATAAGTTGATCAAGCTTAGTCTGAGAGTAATGATCAAAAAATATGGGATACCAGCCACCGATGATCCTGCCGTCCTTGGGCTCTGAGGATGTTGCTTTAGGGGTGGTGGCCATAGCATTCAGCGGCAAATGAAAATCAATGCCAGTTTTTTTAACCAAGTCTTGGTAAGAGATTGGCGGAGTCATATTGGCTTCATTGGTATTTTCAATCCAATAGGCCCATGCCAAATTTTTACTGGGGTCATAAACCAATTTAAATAGATGGGTAGGAATAGTGACTCGGCTGCTGCCAATACTGCCGCTATTACCAGTGGATCCAGTAAACACATAAACCTCACCAGCAGCTCTTTTGACATAGAGCCTTGTCGGCTCCTCTACATTCTTAGCCCAAATACCCTGATTATTTTGTCTCGCCTGGGGCATCATGTTTGCCAATGAAAAGGACTGGGCCATTGACCTTTCATTACTCATATCCCCGGCTGGGGCGTTGTGGCCTCGGTCATACCCACTTCCGCGGTAGTCTGAGAGTAGGGCCCGCTCTGCAAATGGCAGCCTCGCTTCCTCATAAAACCGATTGCTTCTTTTGGGGTGAGGGGTCGATAGGCGTTCTCGACTGAGCTTCTCGACTGTATAGATAGGCTTCTTCTCTATAGGCGAGTAGTAGATGGCATAGCTATCGAAGCACAAATCTCGTCCTGTTTGTTGGGTGCTGGGGGCTTGCTGCTGCGGGAAAAGGTCTTGGCATTCCTCGAATATGGCGAAGGCGCTAATGGGGTTGAGTAGGCATAGGCTTAATGCCAGGACAAGAATCTGACGAAGAATGTTCATAGGATCTTAGTGTAGGGGGAGGCGTAAGCCATTGCCCATTTTTTAATCCAAACTAGCTGCAGAGCGAATCAGAAATTCAGCTCACCAAGTGGCTTGCTTGAAAGTCAACGCTTCATTTCACCCGAAAATACTTTAAAAATAATGCCTTGCAGCAATTATGGAAGTGCTACTACCGGTAGAAATTTGGGTTACACAAAACACTAGATGTATGGTTTTTGAGGTAATTTTTTTCGATGAAATCGTAAAAAAGTCTGATTTTGACCATTTTTTTACAGTATGAAATTAGTATTTCCTAACTTGTATAACTGATTGATTTAAATGAATAAATTATCAATAACAGAAGACGCATGTGAGAGATCCGGTATTTCGAGACTGGAAAGTTATGGAAATGACTTTCTTTATGCTTGACTTGATATAAGAACCTTCTTAGGATTACCCATGTTTTATAAATATTGCAGTGCAACAAAAATCTGTGATGCAGATTTTCGGGGTGCGCAAAAAATTAGATGAATAAATGGATTACCTACAATTTAGATGATACGCAAGATCGGCAACCAGCGATTCTGGCTGCAAAAGATTTGCTGTCACAGGCGATGGCTCCAGTCTACCGAGTCATCAATGGCGTGCTCGTGATGGCTGTATTTGTGGTTGTCAGCCTTTGGCTTTCGGGTAACGGTACGAATGCTGGTGCCTTTGACTTGGCCCGCATCTTAGTGCCGGACGAGGCTCGTAATATGGTTTGGAGTAATGGCTTTGGCATGCTGGAGCAATATAAGGCTTCAAATGACAGTGCTGCCCAGACAGCCGATTCAGAAATTGCTGCGGTGATCTACAACAAATCCAACCCGATCTCAACGGGCTTGGGCGGTCCCAAGCAGCAGACAGTTGCATTGCTGATGCCTTCTGTAGCGCAGGTGCAAGTGAAGTCGATTTCTCATTTGGCTGATCGCATCCCAACATCGAAGATTGACCCGCAAGCGCTTGATAGCAATTTAATGGGCTCGATTCAAAATCAACGTGCCGTTGCTGATTTCTTCGAGAAGAAATACAAGCTAGATCGCGCTAAGATCGAAGAATACGTCTCAAACACAATTTTGGTTGCAAAAGAAGTCAAGATTGATCCAGTGCTTTTATTGGCCGTGATTTCAGTTGAATCAAACTTCAATCCAACTACCCGGAGTGAGGCTGGTGCTGAAGGCTTGATGCAGGTAATGACTTCAGTGCATAAAGATAAATACGCGTTGTATGGCGGTACCACACAGGCTGTTAAGCCTGAAGTAAATATTCGCGTCGGTGCTTATATATTGAAGTATCTCATCGCCACCGCTGGTTCATTGCGCAACGGCTTGAAGTTTTACGTGGGTGCTGCTAATGCAGAAGATGATGGTGGTTATACGGATAAGGTGATGGCTGAAAGAAATCGCCTCATCAGCCTTTGTCAAACCCGCTCTACTAATCGCTTGACGCTAAATGGCAAGGATTTGCGTTCTTAATTGAGTAGCGCCTGGATCATAGAAGAAATAAAGGCCACCCTAGGGTGGCCTTTTGCATCCTGCCTAGTGAATAGGTCTGCTGGGGATTAATTGACCCCATGCAGTTCTACCTCGAATACCAGGGTTGCATTGGGTGGAATAACGCCGCCTGCACCACGAGGACCGTAGCCCATATCAGAGGGAATAATAAGAGTGCGTTTGCCACCGATTTTCATGCCCGCAACGCCTTCATCCCAGCCCTTAATCACGTGGCCAGCACCCAATGGGAAGCTGAACAATTGGCCGCGATCTAATGAGCTATCAAACTTCTGACCTTTATGGTCAGCCGCTTTTTCGTCATATAGCCAGCCGGTGTAATGCACGTCAACGTGATTACCAGCCACCGCTTCTTTGCCGTCGCCTACGACGGTATCGATTTTTTTGAGTTCACTCATGATGTTTTCCTATTTCACGAAAATTGATTGGCTAGTATATTCTGAGCCTTACAGATTCTGATGGTGAGCCTAATTTGGCTCGATGACATGATAAATTACTGGCCCAATTCCGCATACAACACCCTTTTAGTTAGCCCAGACCGACAGCTATTGGTCACAGACGACTTTTTGCGTACATATTTGCAAAGGCCTGAGCTCAGCTTGGTGCCAGAGTCCTGTGCGATTGAACAATCCTTGCATCAGCGTTTGCTTGAAAACCCCCGTGCCGAAATCGCTGAACCTGAAATTGCTGCCATGACGGATGAGGATATTCAGGAAAACTACCGAGTTTGGCTGCGCTACCGAAAGCGCCTATTGGCTGCAAGCTCTTTAGAAAGTTTTTATATGAGCCTGTTTAAGGGTGAGGGCGTTGATGTGCCACCCTTATTTGTTGCCCAACTAGCGCAGATCTTTGTGAGACACCTATTGGGAGATCAGCCTCATCCCTTAGAGGCGCGAATGGGTGAGTTGTTCTTTAGAACTCAGAAGATTACCGTGCTTGAAGATGCGGTTGTGATGGGGGCGGATGAAGAAGTCGTTGTTCGCAATGCCCAAGCCGGCGATACCGGAAACATCATGGATTTGCTCAAGGGTAAATCGATGACGATGAGGTCAGCTGACTTAGATGTCTTGTATGAAGAAAATGCTGCCGAGTACTGGGCGCGAAATGAGGACTTTGATTTCGCGGTACAACTGAACTTTGGGCATGAGCCTATCAACCACTTTTGCCGTGTCTTAGAGAAATGGATAGAGCATTTCTTGGGCGCAAGGGTGCGTATTACCCCCATGCAACAAATTAGTGATCCCAAGTGGTCTTGGCATGTTGGCTTGGATGCAGCAGCGACAGAGGTGTTGAATAAGCTTTATAACAAGGAATCCGTTGAGGCTGATGAGTTAGAAAAGGTGATTTGCCTATTCCGTCTAGACTTTATGGATGAGGCAGCAGTAGCTAAAGCTCAGACTGGTAAGCCGGTCTACATGGCAATTGCCATGAATGCACAGCAAGAGCTAAAGCTAAAACCCCAAAATCTCTTGTTTAATTTACCACTCGCAAAAGCCTCTTAAGCTTTATATATAGATGTGCTGATTCATCGGCAGTGGGATCTAACAAATAATCGGCTGAGGGTACTTGGTGGATTCCCTTAAATTGGGCATCCTCAAGGCCTTTAGATCACAAATGTGCCAATTTTGCCAAGCCCAATGATTTAAAATGAAAGACTCTCTGCATTGGCAATGGGTGCGCTAAAAGCGGCTTGCAAAATGCAGCTGTGAGACCGGCGGGTTAAAACCTGACCCTGTAAATTTTTCAATATTGAGGAAACGTTAATGGCTTCAGAGAAATCAAAGATTATTTACACGCTGACAGATGAAGCGCCATTCTTGGCGACTTGTGCATTTCTGCCGATCATTCGTACTTTTACAGCGCCTGCTGGTGTAGAGATCGTGACTAGTGACATTTCTGTTGCTGCCCGTATTTTGGCTGAGTTTTCTGATTGCCTAACAGCTGAGCAAAAAGTACCTGATAACTTAGCCGAGCTTGGCAAGATGACTTTGATGCCTGATACCAATATTATTAAGTTGCCTAATATCAGCGCTTCTGTACCTCAGTTGCTGGCAGCAATTAAAGAATTGCAGGCTAAGGGTTACAAAATCCCTCATTTTCCAGATGATCCTAAGAATGATGAAGAAAAAGCGATTCGTGCACGCTACTCCAAATGTTTGGGTAGTGCAGTAAACCCGGTCTTGCGCGAAGGTAACTCAGATCGTCGCGCACCCAATGCGGTGAAACAGTTTGCTCGTAAACATCCTCACTCTATGGGTGAATGGAGTCAGGCTTCCCGGACCCACGTATCGCATATGCATGGTGGCGACTTCTATGCCGGTGAAAAGTCAATGACGATGACTAAAGCCTGTGATGTGAAGATGGATTTAGTGACCCAAAGTGGCAAGACAATTGTTCTTAAGCCAAAAGTCTCTTTGTTGGCTGGCGAGATTATCGACAGCATGTACATGAGCAAAAAAGCGCTTTGCGAATTCTACGAAAAAGAAATTGAAGATGCTTACAAGACTGGCATGATGTTGTCCTTGCATGTGAAGGCAACCATGATGAAGATCTCTCATCCGATCGTCTTTGGGCATGCTGTGAAGATTTTCTATAAAGATGCTTTTGCTAAGCATGCCAAGTTGTTTGAAGAGTTGGGTGTGAATGCCAATAACGGGATGAGTAGTCTCTACGATAAGATCAAGACTTTGCCTGAATCTAAGCGCGAAGAAATCATTCAGGATTTACATGCCTGCCATGAGCACCGCCCTGCATTGGCAATGGTGGACTCTGCCAAAGGTATCACTAACTTACATTCCCCAAGTGATGTGATCGTGGATGCTTCTATGCCTGCCATGATTCGCGTTGGCGGCAAGATGTGGGGTGCTGATGGCCGTTTGCATGACACTAAAGCAGTGATTCCAGAAAGTACCTTTGCCCGGATCTATCAAGAAATCATTAATTTCTGTAAGACGCACGGTAACTTTGATCCAACCACAATGGGTACAGTACCTAACGTCGGCTTGATGGCGCAACAGGCCGAAGAGTATGGCTCACATGACAAGACTTTTGAGATTCCAGAAGCTGGCGTAGCCCGGATTGTTGCTGACGACGGCACTGTATTGCTCGAGCAGAATGTGGAAGAGGGTGACATTTGGCGTATGTGCCAAGCGAAAGATGCCCCAATTCGGGATTGGGTGAAATTGGCGGTAAACCGTGCCCGCCTCTCTAATACGCCAGCAGTATTTTGGCTAGATGAGTACCGCCCACACGAAGCCGAGTTGATTAAGAAGGTCAATACCTACCTCAAAGACTATGATCTCAAAGGTGTAGATATTCAGATCATGTCCCAGACTCGTGCAATGCGTTACACCTTAGAGCGTGTGATTCGTGGCAAAGATACCATCTCTGTAACGGGCAATATTTTGCGTGATTACCTCACCGACTTGTTCCCTATTATGGAATTGGGTACCAGCGCGAAGATGTTGTCTATTGTGCCCTTGATGGCAGGTGGCGGCCTCTTTGAAACGGGCGCTGGTGGTTCTGCTCCTAAGCACGTACAACAGTTAGTTGAAGAGAATCACTTGCGCTGGGATTCACTGGGTGAGTTCTTGGCTTTAGCAGTCTCACTAGAAGACATTAGCGATAAGACAAAGAATTCTAAGGTGAAGATTTTGGCTCGCACTCTGGATGAGGCAACGGGTAAATTGTTGGATAACAATAAGTCACCATCTCCGCGTACCGGCGAGTTGGATAATCGCGGCAGCCAGTTTTATTTGGCGATGTATTGGGCGGAAGCTTTAGCAGCTCAGACTGAAGATAAAGAGCTGCAAGCGTATTTCGCGCCTTTGGCCTCTGCCTTGCAGGAAAATGAGCAGAAGATTGTGAATGAGTTCAAAGCAGTTCAAGGCAAGCCAGCCGATATTGGTGGTTACTTTATGGCTGACCAGGAGAAGTGTGAGGCAGTGATGCGCCCTAGCGCTACTTTCAATGCAACCCTGAAAGCGGCTCATGCTTAATGGCTAAATCAGCATTGATGAGGTTAGATAATAAAAAGGCAAACCTTTGGGTTTGCCTTTTGCTTGTGGGTGCCAATAAAGAGCGGCAAGCAATAAATTCTCATCAGTAGCAAAATAAGATAATTACATTGATTGGGGTACGCCATGCGGTTTATCGATCAGACTATCTTTCCTAGCGATATTACCCCTCAAGCTGTTTTTGAAAATCGGCGCAATCTGATAAAGGCTGCAGCCGCAGGTAGTTTCGGAATGGCATTGGCTCCTTGGTTTTCAAGAGAGGCATTGGCGGCTAACCCAGAAAAGCTGAGTGCATTGCTCAATCAGGCTTATGCATCCAAGGATGACCTCACGCCCTATAAGTACGTCACCAGCTATAACAACTTTTATGAGTTTGGCACCGATAAGGCTGATCCAGCTGAGTATGCGAATACTTTGCAAACTCGCCCATGGACTATTGCCATTGAAGGCTTGGTTAAAAGGCCAATGAGTTTGGATATTGATGCTTTGTTAAAGCTTGCAGCAATGGAAGAGCGTATTTATCGTATGCGTTGTGTTGAGGGTTGGTCGATGGTGATTCCATGGGATGGCTACTCCTTATCCAAGCTCATTAATAAAGTAGAGCCATTAGGTTCTGCAAAGTATGTGGAATTTATCTCTCTGGCTGATCGTATACAGATGCCAGGAGTGAAAAGCAATATTATCGATTGGCCCTATCGCGAAGGCCTGAGAATGGATGAGGCCATGAATCCATTAACGCTACTGACTTTTGGTTTATATGGCGAAGTGTTACCCAAGCAGAATGGGGCGCCGGTACGCATCGTAGTTCCTTGGAAGTATGGATTTAAAAGTGCCAAGTCGATTGTGAAGATTCGGTTTACAGAAGAAATGCCCAAGACGAGCTGGAGTCAGTTTGATGCCCGCGAGTACGGCTTCTATTCCAATGTGAATCCCCTGGTAGATCATCCACGCTGGAGTCAGTCAACTGAGCGTCGCATTGGTGATGCAAAAGGTGTGTTTGCACCCAAAATAAAGACCCAGATGTTTAATGGCTATAGCGAGCAAGTTGCCAGTATGTATGCTGGTATGGATTTGAAGAAGTACTATTAGTCATGATGAAAATACAAGTTGCTTTAGTGAGCCTGCTACTCGCGGTTTGCTTGCCTGCTGATGGTCAAAGTGATACCCCAGTAAGAACGATTGCCTCTTTAGATGTTCCAAAGTATTTAGGTACTTGGTATGAGATTGCGAAATTCCCAAACTGGTTTCAGAAAAAATGTATTGGCAATACTAAGGCGGTCTATTCACTGAGGTCCGACGGTAATTTAAAAGTTCTCAATAGCTGCAAAACTGCTGATGGCGATATTTCTGAGGCCGAGGGTGAAGCGCGACAAGTGGGCGGAAAAGATTCACCGAGGCTAGAGGTACGCTTTGCTCCAGCATGGCTTTCCTTTTTGCCAATGGTATGGGGAGATTATTGGGTGATTGATCTAGACCCCCAGTACCAGCTAGCCATTGTCAGTGATCCTCGGCGGGAGTATCTCTGGATTCTTTCTAGAGTGCCGCAGTTAGATAAAAAAGTTTATGAAGATCTCTTGCAGAAATTGCAAATGCAGCAGTTTGATATTCGGAAGTTAGAAGTGACTGCGCAATCCAGCCCCAAGAATTAAAGTGCCCATCCATTTATTGCCTCCAGGAATTGAAGTCTTTGAAAGGGGCTGGCTATCTGCAAATAATATTTTTCATTTTGGCGATGAGAATGTTTCCCTGGTTGATAGTGGCTATTGCGCGCATGAAGGGCTTACTGTCGAGCTGGTGCGCAACGCCCTGGTGAAGCACTCACTGCCCGGTTTAAATACAGTCGTTAACACGCATCTGCATTCAGATCACTGTGGCGGCAATGCTGCTCTAGTCAAAGCATTTGATTGTGAAATCCTCATTCCAGCTTCTGAAGATCAAGCAGTGATAGATTGGGATGAAGATTTATTGAGCTATCAAAATCTGGGGCAAGAGTGCCCGCGTTTTGCGCATCACGGTTTGCTAGTTCCTGGGCAGGAAATTCTGTTGGGACGCTTTCTGTGGCAGGTCTTAGCAGCTCCTGGTCATGATCCTCATTCCGTGATGCTTTACCAAGCAGAGCATCGTCTTCTGATTTCAGCCGATGCACTTTGGGAAGAGGGATTT
Above is a genomic segment from Polynucleobacter sp. MG-5-Ahmo-C2 containing:
- a CDS encoding FAD:protein FMN transferase; this translates as MTTRCKALLGTFIEISIDQDDEQAIGSAFSTVKQVQNLMSFHNPLSELTQMNRWAHLVAMEVHPWTAQILQIAINVYEQSNGLFNCGIGNRLVAAGLLPIHIDLSQYEFGGIQDIQFIEPQVITSTKPICLDLGGIAKGFAVDKAVESLMVSGVQSGCVNAGGDLRVFGDNPRSVQIRNPNKPRQLIDIGSLQNGAIATSGLYFANRDQHLSHIINPLAQDASEAHVNVPDSYSILAHECVYADALTKVLALSGRHDHPCFRHFSAQAIRIAA
- a CDS encoding FMN-binding protein, with protein sequence MNWKPNPFAIVGLAMVSSPIIAHAKIYATTEQAQKILFPNKQLTRAPIIITDDLQEKMRAASSIRHPFQGDRIWKTTDGGWLVIDEVVGKHEMITYAVGIAPNGSILGIEILEYVESYGYEVEEAQWRKQFVGKTAKDPIKLNQDIQNIGGATLSCKHITDGVKRVAVLHDLALKTK
- a CDS encoding DUF6662 family protein; translated protein: MKLTIKRLIAFSFILATALHFSFAHAGEGVFGWIYTLDLQPKGKLEFEQRLQLNQQQAAGTYEAWTARSELEYGLTNDLQIAGYINSYYTNANQNYTNPEACGEEPTCTGGYAVPSSHDPATPYRKSGIEGGSLEAIYRLTNPVTSPVGVGFYLEPTWGRNKDELEARLLLQSNFIDDRLVLAGNVVVANERLKFIENGNVPESMLDFLVGASYRFAPKWSAGVEARFHNDYSELNLRNQVQRATFVGPNMHYAAKDWWVTGAWRYQLAGGNCMGGGEAECSNARVWDSHTINEFIVKVGFPLN
- a CDS encoding DUF3820 family protein, with amino-acid sequence MNAEALEKLVLIKMPFGKHAGRALADLPGNYLAWFAREGFPKGELGQLLELMHTLDHNGLRGLLAPIQRAHGQEER
- a CDS encoding DNA/RNA non-specific endonuclease, which translates into the protein MNILRQILVLALSLCLLNPISAFAIFEECQDLFPQQQAPSTQQTGRDLCFDSYAIYYSPIEKKPIYTVEKLSRERLSTPHPKRSNRFYEEARLPFAERALLSDYRGSGYDRGHNAPAGDMSNERSMAQSFSLANMMPQARQNNQGIWAKNVEEPTRLYVKRAAGEVYVFTGSTGNSGSIGSSRVTIPTHLFKLVYDPSKNLAWAYWIENTNEANMTPPISYQDLVKKTGIDFHLPLNAMATTPKATSSEPKDGRIIGGWYPIFFDHYSQTKLDQLIQNIKEGRVASIQIQYDQNSDLAKKIGGQLETQTSFIPTLIQSSPPNTAIVTYERNRVIAIVRTK
- a CDS encoding transglycosylase SLT domain-containing protein: MNKWITYNLDDTQDRQPAILAAKDLLSQAMAPVYRVINGVLVMAVFVVVSLWLSGNGTNAGAFDLARILVPDEARNMVWSNGFGMLEQYKASNDSAAQTADSEIAAVIYNKSNPISTGLGGPKQQTVALLMPSVAQVQVKSISHLADRIPTSKIDPQALDSNLMGSIQNQRAVADFFEKKYKLDRAKIEEYVSNTILVAKEVKIDPVLLLAVISVESNFNPTTRSEAGAEGLMQVMTSVHKDKYALYGGTTQAVKPEVNIRVGAYILKYLIATAGSLRNGLKFYVGAANAEDDGGYTDKVMAERNRLISLCQTRSTNRLTLNGKDLRS
- a CDS encoding FKBP-type peptidyl-prolyl cis-trans isomerase, whose translation is MSELKKIDTVVGDGKEAVAGNHVDVHYTGWLYDEKAADHKGQKFDSSLDRGQLFSFPLGAGHVIKGWDEGVAGMKIGGKRTLIIPSDMGYGPRGAGGVIPPNATLVFEVELHGVN
- a CDS encoding DUF6352 family protein, translating into MINYWPNSAYNTLLVSPDRQLLVTDDFLRTYLQRPELSLVPESCAIEQSLHQRLLENPRAEIAEPEIAAMTDEDIQENYRVWLRYRKRLLAASSLESFYMSLFKGEGVDVPPLFVAQLAQIFVRHLLGDQPHPLEARMGELFFRTQKITVLEDAVVMGADEEVVVRNAQAGDTGNIMDLLKGKSMTMRSADLDVLYEENAAEYWARNEDFDFAVQLNFGHEPINHFCRVLEKWIEHFLGARVRITPMQQISDPKWSWHVGLDAAATEVLNKLYNKESVEADELEKVICLFRLDFMDEAAVAKAQTGKPVYMAIAMNAQQELKLKPQNLLFNLPLAKAS
- a CDS encoding NADP-dependent isocitrate dehydrogenase; the encoded protein is MASEKSKIIYTLTDEAPFLATCAFLPIIRTFTAPAGVEIVTSDISVAARILAEFSDCLTAEQKVPDNLAELGKMTLMPDTNIIKLPNISASVPQLLAAIKELQAKGYKIPHFPDDPKNDEEKAIRARYSKCLGSAVNPVLREGNSDRRAPNAVKQFARKHPHSMGEWSQASRTHVSHMHGGDFYAGEKSMTMTKACDVKMDLVTQSGKTIVLKPKVSLLAGEIIDSMYMSKKALCEFYEKEIEDAYKTGMMLSLHVKATMMKISHPIVFGHAVKIFYKDAFAKHAKLFEELGVNANNGMSSLYDKIKTLPESKREEIIQDLHACHEHRPALAMVDSAKGITNLHSPSDVIVDASMPAMIRVGGKMWGADGRLHDTKAVIPESTFARIYQEIINFCKTHGNFDPTTMGTVPNVGLMAQQAEEYGSHDKTFEIPEAGVARIVADDGTVLLEQNVEEGDIWRMCQAKDAPIRDWVKLAVNRARLSNTPAVFWLDEYRPHEAELIKKVNTYLKDYDLKGVDIQIMSQTRAMRYTLERVIRGKDTISVTGNILRDYLTDLFPIMELGTSAKMLSIVPLMAGGGLFETGAGGSAPKHVQQLVEENHLRWDSLGEFLALAVSLEDISDKTKNSKVKILARTLDEATGKLLDNNKSPSPRTGELDNRGSQFYLAMYWAEALAAQTEDKELQAYFAPLASALQENEQKIVNEFKAVQGKPADIGGYFMADQEKCEAVMRPSATFNATLKAAHA
- the msrP gene encoding protein-methionine-sulfoxide reductase catalytic subunit MsrP — translated: MRFIDQTIFPSDITPQAVFENRRNLIKAAAAGSFGMALAPWFSREALAANPEKLSALLNQAYASKDDLTPYKYVTSYNNFYEFGTDKADPAEYANTLQTRPWTIAIEGLVKRPMSLDIDALLKLAAMEERIYRMRCVEGWSMVIPWDGYSLSKLINKVEPLGSAKYVEFISLADRIQMPGVKSNIIDWPYREGLRMDEAMNPLTLLTFGLYGEVLPKQNGAPVRIVVPWKYGFKSAKSIVKIRFTEEMPKTSWSQFDAREYGFYSNVNPLVDHPRWSQSTERRIGDAKGVFAPKIKTQMFNGYSEQVASMYAGMDLKKYY
- a CDS encoding lipocalin family protein, with amino-acid sequence MMKIQVALVSLLLAVCLPADGQSDTPVRTIASLDVPKYLGTWYEIAKFPNWFQKKCIGNTKAVYSLRSDGNLKVLNSCKTADGDISEAEGEARQVGGKDSPRLEVRFAPAWLSFLPMVWGDYWVIDLDPQYQLAIVSDPRREYLWILSRVPQLDKKVYEDLLQKLQMQQFDIRKLEVTAQSSPKN
- a CDS encoding MBL fold metallo-hydrolase, whose amino-acid sequence is MPIHLLPPGIEVFERGWLSANNIFHFGDENVSLVDSGYCAHEGLTVELVRNALVKHSLPGLNTVVNTHLHSDHCGGNAALVKAFDCEILIPASEDQAVIDWDEDLLSYQNLGQECPRFAHHGLLVPGQEILLGRFLWQVLAAPGHDPHSVMLYQAEHRLLISADALWEEGFGVIFPELWGEPGFEEVAQTLDLIESLPVSLVIPGHGKPFTDVAGSIAIARSRLDYLASGPERNARHGAKVLLKYKLIEWRAKDIDLVADWIENTPALRSAAKQLNMDMPEFLQWLPNALVKSGAAKLEANSLVDVA